The Streptomyces lienomycini sequence GTGCGCCCCCGGGCGCGAGTTCCGCCGTGCGTTCCGGGCGTACACCCCGGGCGTGCGCCCCGGGCTGAGTCCCGCCGCGCGGGCGCGGTTCAGCCGGCCGTGCTGCCGTTCGAGGCCAGCAGGGCCTCCGACAACTCCGCCGCCACCTGCTGGAGCAGCGGCACGATCCGGTCGGTCGCGGCCTCGGTGACGCGGCCTGCGGGGCCGGAGATCGAGATGGCCGCGGCGGTGGGGGAGTCCGGCACCGAGACGGCCAGGCAGCGGACGCCGATCTCCTGCTCGTTGTCGTCGATCGCGTAGCCCTGGCGCCGCACGTCCTCCAGCGCCGCGATGAAGCCGTCCGGCGTCGTGATCGTCTTGTCCGTGGCGGCCGGCATGCCGGTACGGCCCAGCAGTGCCCGCACCTCGTCCGCCGGGAAGTCCGCGAGCAGCGCCTTGCCGACACCCGTGGAGTGCGGCAGGACGCGCCGTCCGACCTCGGTGAACATGCGCATGGAGTGCTTGGACGGTACCTGCGCGACGTACACGATCTCGTCGCCGTCGAGCAGGGCCATGTTCGCCGTCTCGCCGGTCTCCTCGACCAGGCGGGCCAGGTGCGGGCGGGCCCAGGTGCCGAGCAGCCGGCCCGCGGACTCGCCGAGCCGGATCAGGCGCGGGCCGAGCGCGTATCGGCGGTTGGGCTGCTGGCGTACGTATCCGCAGGCCACGAGCGTGCGCATGAGGCGGTGGATGGTCGGCAGCGGCAGTCCGCTGCTGGCCGAGAGCTCGCTCAGGCCGACCTCGCCCCCCGCGTCCGCCATCCGTTCGAGCAGGTCGAAGGCGCGCTCCAGGGACTGGACGCCACCGGTGGCGGACCTGGCGGAGTCGGTGGTGCTGGCGCTGGACGTCGGCACGGCACGTTCCTTTCGGGGCTGGCGGGAGGAAAGAAGCGTACCCGGCGGCCGGTTGACTACCGGCTTGTACGTAGCTACGTTCTGCTTGCTGGAATATTAATTCCGCTTTGTGGAAACGTCCAGAGCTGCTCGTTGAGCATGCCACCACAAAGGGTGCCTCTTGACTGCCCGGAAGCGGGAGTGAAGACTCCTTCAACAGAACGTTGAATTCCGGCGGCAGCGAAGCAGAACCAGAAGCACAAGCAGAGAAGGGGATCCGGGTGTCCGAAGCTGAACTGGTGCTGCGCTCGACGCGCGTCATCACTCCCGAGGGGACCCGCGCCGCGTCGATCGCGGTCACCGGGGAGAAGATCACCGCCGTCCTGCCGTACGACGCCCCCGTCCCGGCGGGCGCCCGGCTGGAGGACGTCGGCGACCACGTCGTCCTGCCCGGTCTGGTCGACACCCACGTGCACGTGAACGACCCGGGCCGCACCGAGTGGGAGGGCTTCTGGACCGCCACCCGCGCCGCGGCGGCCGGCGGTATCACCACCCTGGTCGACATGCCGCTCAACTCCATCCCGCCGACCACCACGGTCGACCACCTGCGCACCAAGCGCGAGGTCGCCGCCGACAAGGCCCACATCGACGTCGGCTTCTGGGGCGGCGCCCTGCCGGACAACGTCAAGGACCTGCGCCCGCTGCACGAGGCCGGGGTCTTCGGCTTCAAGGCGTTCCTCTCCCCGTCCGGCGTGGACGAGTTCCCGCACCTCGACCAGGAGCAGCTCGCCCGGTCCCTGGCGGAGATCGCCGCCTTCGACGGCCTGCTGATCGTGCACGCCGAGGACCCGCACCACCTGGCCGCCGCCCCCCAGCGGGGCGGCCCCGAGTACGCCCACTTCCTCGCCAGCCGCCCGCGCGACGCCGAGGACACCGCGATCGCGACCCTCCTCGCCCAGGCGAAACGCCTCAACGCCCGCGTGCACGTACTCCACCTCTCCTCCAGCGACGCGCTGCCGCTGATAGCCGAGGCCCGCGCCGACGGCGTCCGGGTGACGGTCGAGACCTGCCCGCACTACCTGACGCTCACCGCCGAGGAAGTGCCGGACGGCGCGAGCGAGTTCAAGTGCTGCCCGCCGATCCGCGAGGCCGCCAACCAGGACCTGCTCTGGCAGGCGCTGGCGGACGGCACGATCGACTGCGTCGTCACCGACCACTCGCCGTCCACCGCCGACCTGAAGACCGACGACTTCGCCACCGCCTGGGGCGGCATCGCGGGCCTCCAGCTCAGCCTGCCCGCGATGTGGACCGCGGCCCGTGAGCGGGGCCTCGGCCTGGAGGACGTCGTGAGCTGGATGTCGGCGCGCACGGCCGCCCTCGTCGGGCTCGACGCACGCAAGGGGGCCATCGCGGCGGGCCGCGACGCGGACTTCGCCGTCCTCGCCCCCGACGAGACCTTCACCGTCGACCCGGCCGCCCTCCAGCACCGCAACCGCGTCACCGCGTACGCGGGCAAGACCCTGTACGGCGTCGTGAAGTCCACCTGGCTGCGCGGCACGCGCGTCGCGTCGGACGGCGCGTTCACCGACCCGAAGGGACAGCTCCTCGACCGGGCCTGACACGCGCCCGGACACCCCCTGAATCCAGTACATCCAGAACCGCCCCGAAAGGAACACCTGATCACCGTGACCGACCGGCAGAACACCTCGTTGGCCAGCTTCACCGGCGACGCGAACCCCTACGGAGGGGGCGACCCGTACGCGGACTACCGCACGGCCGACCTCCCCTTCACCCAGTACGCCAACCTTGCCGACCGGCAGCTCGGCGCGGGTGTCGTCGCCGCCAACGACGAGTTCTTCGCCCAGCGCGAGAACCTGCTGGTGCCCGGGCCCGCCGAGTTCGACCCCGAGCACTTCGGGCACAAGGGCAAGGTCATGGA is a genomic window containing:
- the allR gene encoding allantoin degradation transcriptional regulator AllR gives rise to the protein MPTSSASTTDSARSATGGVQSLERAFDLLERMADAGGEVGLSELSASSGLPLPTIHRLMRTLVACGYVRQQPNRRYALGPRLIRLGESAGRLLGTWARPHLARLVEETGETANMALLDGDEIVYVAQVPSKHSMRMFTEVGRRVLPHSTGVGKALLADFPADEVRALLGRTGMPAATDKTITTPDGFIAALEDVRRQGYAIDDNEQEIGVRCLAVSVPDSPTAAAISISGPAGRVTEAATDRIVPLLQQVAAELSEALLASNGSTAG
- the allB gene encoding allantoinase AllB, coding for MSEAELVLRSTRVITPEGTRAASIAVTGEKITAVLPYDAPVPAGARLEDVGDHVVLPGLVDTHVHVNDPGRTEWEGFWTATRAAAAGGITTLVDMPLNSIPPTTTVDHLRTKREVAADKAHIDVGFWGGALPDNVKDLRPLHEAGVFGFKAFLSPSGVDEFPHLDQEQLARSLAEIAAFDGLLIVHAEDPHHLAAAPQRGGPEYAHFLASRPRDAEDTAIATLLAQAKRLNARVHVLHLSSSDALPLIAEARADGVRVTVETCPHYLTLTAEEVPDGASEFKCCPPIREAANQDLLWQALADGTIDCVVTDHSPSTADLKTDDFATAWGGIAGLQLSLPAMWTAARERGLGLEDVVSWMSARTAALVGLDARKGAIAAGRDADFAVLAPDETFTVDPAALQHRNRVTAYAGKTLYGVVKSTWLRGTRVASDGAFTDPKGQLLDRA